In Arachis hypogaea cultivar Tifrunner chromosome 17, arahy.Tifrunner.gnm2.J5K5, whole genome shotgun sequence, a single window of DNA contains:
- the LOC112762710 gene encoding pyridoxine/pyridoxamine 5'-phosphate oxidase 1, chloroplastic isoform X2, whose protein sequence is MLSLVRKGRSSIMTSCSLFLTSFNFYSLPLLSHSHYNTLPHAPTLSRALAYPRPFPATILPPGFRALSNNFSTTREASGTMDSSVSVTYLSQRQAAEIDNTLMGPLGFSVDQLMELAGLSVATSIAEVYKPGEYNRVLVICGPGNNGGDGLVAARHLHHFGYKPSVCYPKRTPKPLYEGLVTQLEALSIPFLSVEDLPSDLSSDFSILIDAMFGFSFHGSPRPPFDDLIQRFVTLQNYNQSGPKRSVIVSVDIPSGWHVEEGDINGIGLQPDMLISLTAPKLCAKKFSGPHHFLGGRFVPPAIAEKYKLLLPQYPGTSMCVRIGKPPKIDISALRENYISPEFLEEQVEADPINQFRKWFDDALAAGLKEPNAMALSTVGKDGKPSSRMVLLKGVDKDGFVWYTNYESHKARDLSENPHASLLFYWDGLNRQVRVEGSVQKVSDEESEQYFHSRPRGSQLGAIVSKQSSVVPGRHVLHQEYKELEQKFSDGSLIPKPKNWGGYRLTPELFEFWQGQQSRLHDRCGLFPRL, encoded by the exons ATGCTTTCATTGGTGCGCAAGGGAAGAAGCAGCATCATGACGTCATGCTCTCTATTCCttacttcttttaatttttactcACTCCCTCTTCTTTCTCATTCTCATTACAACACTCTCCCACACGCCCCCACACTCTCACGCGCCCTCGCTTATCCGCGACCCTTCCCCGCAACCATCCTGCCTCCTGGATTTCGCGCTCTTTCTAACAACTTCTCAACAACCAGGGAAGCTTCTGGAACCATGGACTCTTCTGTCTCAGTTACTTACCTCTCGCAGCGCCAAGCTGCTGAGATCGACAACACTCTCATGGGCCCTCTTGGCTTCTCCGTCGACCAGCTCATG GAATTGGCTGGTTTGAGCGTCGCTACTTCCATTGCTGAG GTTTACAAACCAGGTGAGTATAACCGTGTTCTTGTCATATGTGGTCCTGGTAACAATGGTGGCGATGGTTTGGTGGCCGCTCGTCACCTGCACCATTTTGGTTATAAGCCCTCGGTCTGCTACCCCAAGCGCACCCCGAAGCCTCTTTATGAAGGGTTAGTTACTCAG CTCGAAGCTCTGTCAATCCCTTTCTTGTCAGTGGAAGATCTACCTTCGGACTTGTCAAGTGACTTCAGCATTCTAATTGATGCAATGTTCGGATTCTCATTTCATG GTTCTCCAAGACCTCCTTTTGATGATTTGATCCAAAGATTTGTTACCTTACAAAACTATAATCAAAGTGGCCCGAAAAGATCAGTTATTGTCTCTGTAGATATTCCATCTGGATGGCATGTCGAAGAAGGAGATATAAATGGTATAGGCCTTCAACCTGATATGTTG ATTTCTTTGACAGCCCCGAAATTATGCGCAAAGAAGTTTAGTGGTCCTCACCACTTTCTAGGAGGTAGATTTGTCCCACCTGCTATTGCAGAAAAATATAAGCTTTTACTTCCGCAATATCCTGGAACTTCCATGTGTGTCCGAATTGGAAAGCCGCCTAAAATTGATATTTCAGCTCTAAGAGAGAACTATATCTCTCCAGAGTTTCTTGAAGAGCAAGTGGAGGCAGACCCCATTAATCAG TTCCGTAAATGGTTTGATGATGCATTAGCTGCTGGTCTGAAGGAACCAAATGCTATGGCATTGTCAACTGTAGGGAAGGATGGAAAACC CTCATCAAGAATGGTATTGCTAAAAGGTGTGGACAAGGATGGTTTTGTGTG GTACACAAACTATGAAAGTCATAAGGCACGTGATTTATCTGAAAATCCTCATGCTTCACTTCTTTTTTACTGGGATGGTCTAAACAGACAG GTAAGAGTGGAGGGGTCTGTTCAGAAAGTATCTGATGAGGAATCAGAGCAGTATTTCCATAGCCGTCCTAGAGGAAGTCAGCTTGGAGCAATAGTTAGTAAGCAG AGTTCTGTAGTGCCTGGAAGGCATGTTCTTCATCAGGAGTACAAAGAGCTTGAGCAAAAATTTTCTGATGG AAGTTTGATCCCTAAACCTAAGAATTGGGGAGGATACAGGCTAACACCGGAGCTTTTTGAATTTTGGCAAGGACAGCAATCTCGCTTGCATGACAGGTGCGGGCTGTTCCCTCGTTTATGA
- the LOC112762711 gene encoding dihydrofolate reductase: MGSEGVKKPRILCLHGFRTSGHILKTQLHKWPQSVHDHLDLEFLDAPFPCQGKSDVEGIFDPPYYEWFQFNEEFTEYTNFDECVQYIEDYMIKHGPFDGLLGFSQGAVLSAALTGLQEKGEALTKVPRVKFIIIISGAKFKSSLITEKAYSSPITCPSLHFLGETDFLRPYGTQLLESCIEPMIIHHPKGHTIPRLDPESLKTTMSFIKRIKDVVENEQ, translated from the exons ATGGGAAGCGAAGGGGTGAAGAAACCAAGAATCCTATGCCTTCATGGGTTCCGAACAAGTGGCCACATCCTCAAAACACAGTTACACAAGTGGCCCCAATCTGTTCACGACCACCTCGACCTTGAGTTCCTCGATGCTCCTTTTCCTTGTCAGGGAAAATCCGATGTTGAAGGAATCTTTGATCCTCCTTATTACGAGTGGTTCCAGTTCAACGAG GAATTTACGGAGTATACCAACTTTGATGAATGCGTACAATACATAGAAGATTACATGATCAAGCACGGACCCTTTGATGGCCTTCTGGGCTTCTCtcag GGTGCTGTACTCTCTGCTGCGCTGACCGGTCTTCAGGAGAAG GGTGAAGCACTGACTAAGGTTCCAAGGGTgaaattcataataataatatcagGGGCAAAGTTCAAGTCATCTTTGATAACGGAGAAAGCATATTCTAGCCCCATTACCTGTCCCTCTCTTCACTTTCTAG GGGAGACAGATTTCCTGAGGCCTTATGGTACTCAGCTACTAGAATCCTGTATTGAGCCTATGATCATCCATCATCCCAAAGGCCATACCATTCCAAGATTAG ATCCAGAGAGTTTGAAGACCACCATGAGTTTCATCAAAAGAATAAAAGATGTGGTTGAAAATGAGCAATGA
- the LOC112762710 gene encoding pyridoxine/pyridoxamine 5'-phosphate oxidase 1, chloroplastic isoform X1 codes for MLSLVRKGRSSIMTSCSLFLTSFNFYSLPLLSHSHYNTLPHAPTLSRALAYPRPFPATILPPGFRALSNNFSTTREASGTMDSSVSVTYLSQRQAAEIDNTLMGPLGFSVDQLMELAGLSVATSIAEVYKPGEYNRVLVICGPGNNGGDGLVAARHLHHFGYKPSVCYPKRTPKPLYEGLVTQLEALSIPFLSVEDLPSDLSSDFSILIDAMFGFSFHGSPRPPFDDLIQRFVTLQNYNQSGPKRSVIVSVDIPSGWHVEEGDINGIGLQPDMLISLTAPKLCAKKFSGPHHFLGGRFVPPAIAEKYKLLLPQYPGTSMCVRIGKPPKIDISALRENYISPEFLEEQVEADPINQFRKWFDDALAAGLKEPNAMALSTVGKDGKPSSRMVLLKGVDKDGFVWYTNYESHKARDLSENPHASLLFYWDGLNRQVRVEGSVQKVSDEESEQYFHSRPRGSQLGAIVSKQSSVVPGRHVLHQEYKELEQKFSDGSLIPKPKNWGGYRLTPELFEFWQGQQSRLHDRLQYSPQEVNGQKVWKVERLAP; via the exons ATGCTTTCATTGGTGCGCAAGGGAAGAAGCAGCATCATGACGTCATGCTCTCTATTCCttacttcttttaatttttactcACTCCCTCTTCTTTCTCATTCTCATTACAACACTCTCCCACACGCCCCCACACTCTCACGCGCCCTCGCTTATCCGCGACCCTTCCCCGCAACCATCCTGCCTCCTGGATTTCGCGCTCTTTCTAACAACTTCTCAACAACCAGGGAAGCTTCTGGAACCATGGACTCTTCTGTCTCAGTTACTTACCTCTCGCAGCGCCAAGCTGCTGAGATCGACAACACTCTCATGGGCCCTCTTGGCTTCTCCGTCGACCAGCTCATG GAATTGGCTGGTTTGAGCGTCGCTACTTCCATTGCTGAG GTTTACAAACCAGGTGAGTATAACCGTGTTCTTGTCATATGTGGTCCTGGTAACAATGGTGGCGATGGTTTGGTGGCCGCTCGTCACCTGCACCATTTTGGTTATAAGCCCTCGGTCTGCTACCCCAAGCGCACCCCGAAGCCTCTTTATGAAGGGTTAGTTACTCAG CTCGAAGCTCTGTCAATCCCTTTCTTGTCAGTGGAAGATCTACCTTCGGACTTGTCAAGTGACTTCAGCATTCTAATTGATGCAATGTTCGGATTCTCATTTCATG GTTCTCCAAGACCTCCTTTTGATGATTTGATCCAAAGATTTGTTACCTTACAAAACTATAATCAAAGTGGCCCGAAAAGATCAGTTATTGTCTCTGTAGATATTCCATCTGGATGGCATGTCGAAGAAGGAGATATAAATGGTATAGGCCTTCAACCTGATATGTTG ATTTCTTTGACAGCCCCGAAATTATGCGCAAAGAAGTTTAGTGGTCCTCACCACTTTCTAGGAGGTAGATTTGTCCCACCTGCTATTGCAGAAAAATATAAGCTTTTACTTCCGCAATATCCTGGAACTTCCATGTGTGTCCGAATTGGAAAGCCGCCTAAAATTGATATTTCAGCTCTAAGAGAGAACTATATCTCTCCAGAGTTTCTTGAAGAGCAAGTGGAGGCAGACCCCATTAATCAG TTCCGTAAATGGTTTGATGATGCATTAGCTGCTGGTCTGAAGGAACCAAATGCTATGGCATTGTCAACTGTAGGGAAGGATGGAAAACC CTCATCAAGAATGGTATTGCTAAAAGGTGTGGACAAGGATGGTTTTGTGTG GTACACAAACTATGAAAGTCATAAGGCACGTGATTTATCTGAAAATCCTCATGCTTCACTTCTTTTTTACTGGGATGGTCTAAACAGACAG GTAAGAGTGGAGGGGTCTGTTCAGAAAGTATCTGATGAGGAATCAGAGCAGTATTTCCATAGCCGTCCTAGAGGAAGTCAGCTTGGAGCAATAGTTAGTAAGCAG AGTTCTGTAGTGCCTGGAAGGCATGTTCTTCATCAGGAGTACAAAGAGCTTGAGCAAAAATTTTCTGATGG AAGTTTGATCCCTAAACCTAAGAATTGGGGAGGATACAGGCTAACACCGGAGCTTTTTGAATTTTGGCAAGGACAGCAATCTCGCTTGCATGACAG